The genomic interval AATAACCTGATAATTTTCAATGTAATGATCATCAACTTTAATATAGTGCAGCAAGGAGCCACGAGGTGCTTCAGTAAGTCCCATGCCTTCACCCTCGGCAGGAACCTCTGAGGGAACATATGTTTCTTCACCAGGCTTTACCTCACCCAGCCATTGCTCAACTGCCTTAGCCACCATGAGCGCTTCTTCTGCTCTGGCAATATGTCTTCCAAGGATTGAAAAGGCCTTGTCACCAAAGTCGCGCATCTTGTTAAATCCTGCTGCCTGCGCTGCCGGGCTCAGTTCTGGATTGGTGATCCACATTCTGGCCAGTGGTCCTGCTTCGTGAGGCAGATCATTGTATCTTGGAGCTTTGATGAAACTGTAGGCTCCTTCCTTGTAAGGATCAGGAACAGTTTTACCTTCACTGGGATGCAGGCCGGTAGTATCATCATCAAACCATGAATACTTGACATACTCCAGAATCTGATCTGTATCTAATGGATAATCCTGTCCGTTGGTGTATACCCCGGGTTTGTGCAGAAATGTATTTTCAGCATCATCCAGTGGGAACACTCCAAAGGAGATCATGTTCTTGCAGCCCTTACCTGTTTCCAGAAGATCGGGGTATACCCCGCCAAGAGCGTAAACCAGAGGCAGATATTCATTTTCAATGAATTCAGATACTTTCTTAAACCTCCACAAAAAGCCCACAATTTTATCCACAGTGGGTATCTCTGTGGTGCCGCCTGCAACCAGGCCCTGAACATGCGGCATTCTGCCTCCGAACATGGCCACCATTTCATGGCAGATGCGCCTGATCTCAAGCGCTTTAAGATACTGATCCACTCCCACCTGGTTAGTGGCAGCATCGACTCTGATATCATTATTTTCATACCTGGGAACAAATGGCGCTACATCAGGACCATTAACGTAATCCAGAGCTGCCAGATGATAAAAATGCAGAATATGAGACTGCAGATAGTTGGCTCCAAAAATCAGGTTACGCATGATACGGCCATTTGTATTGACCTTAACATTAAAAGCATCGTCCAGAGCTCTCACAGCTGCTGTGGCATGAGCTGTCGGGCACACACCGCATATCCTCTGCACCAGCTGTGTTGCGTCTCTCGGATCACGATCAATTAAAATGTTTTCAAAACCTCTGAACATGGGTCCGGTACAGTGTGCGTCAACAACTACTCCGTCCTTGACTTCCACTTCAACCTTAAGATGCCCTTCAATTCTGGTCAGAGGATCAACCGAAACTTTTATTTTCCTGGCCCCTGAATCCATGGAAGGGGCTTGATCTGGCTTTTTTCCTGCCATTGTATTACCTCCTTAAAAGGTGTTAGGGCGATTAGACTGCCTCATAAAATGGTGACATCATATCCGGGAAACCGGGCTCTACACAACCGATGCATACTGCATTTTCCACGCACCAGTTAACGCCATTATTCCAGCGTCTTTTCCAGCAGTCGGCATTGACGTGGGGTGCTTTGCAGCCGATTTCATAACGGCAGGCTTTCTTTTCAGTAAAGGTCTTGCTCATGACGCCCTGATCGTAATAACTTCTGTAAGGACAGTTATCATGAATATTGGAGCCAAAAAAGAGCTTGGGCCTTAGATGATTGTCAAGTTCAGGAATACCATAAAGCAGCACATGGGCCACGGTTCCCACCATCCAGTCTGGATGGGGTGGACAGCCCGGTACATTGATTACCGGCTTGTTAATGTTGTTTTCCTGATAAATCTGAGTCACTGGAACAGCATCAGTTAAATTACCCCAGGCAGCTGGAATACCGCCGTAGGCAGAACATGTACCAAGAGACAGAGTAGCAGCGCATTTACTGCCCAAAGTCTTGGTCATCTCCAGCATGGTAATATGCTCACCATCCCGTTCACCTACGTAACAGTACTTTCCATCAGCAGCTTTAGGAACTGAGCCTTCAATGGCCAGGAAAAATTTCCCCTCATACTTGTCAGCCACCTCGAAAAGGTGATCCATTGCCAGTACACCTTTTGCTGCCATGACAGTGGGGTGATACTCCAAGCTGATAATGTTCAAGAGAACATTCTTAATACTGGGGTGGACAGCATTAAGAAGTGAGACGGAACATCCGGTACAGCCCTGTCCCTGGACCCAAATCACAGGTGCTTTTTTGGCCTCATTTTCCATGGCCATCAAAAGACCCGGATGGATCATCTGGGAGATTCCCAGGCCAGCCACGGTCCCGCCGCAGATTTTAACAAAATCGCGTCTGGTTAAGCTCATAACCCTCCCTCCTTGGTTAGAAATGCCAGCGGTTACGTTTTAGTAACCGTTTGTTAAAAAAATAACTTAATCTTGATGGATTAGTTAATGTTCAATTAATCATATTTGAAACACTATGGCAACAAAAATTTCAATGAATAAGTTATATTATATTGTATAATGATACGCATACGTTTTTGTTTTTTTGATGCATACCTTGTAAGCTCCCCACTCAGTCGGATTGGGAGCGAACCTTTGAGTAACTTGTACCCCTCGTTCCCAGGCTCCAGCCTGGGGACGTTTAGTTCTTGCGGCTCCAGCCGCTTACAAGTAACTACAATCGTTTTGCCAATAAAATCAGATGGTTATAATTTTCATGTTTTGACGATTTTTGCTTTGATTAATGCACATTTGCCTGAAAAATTCCGTCAAAGATGGGAACTTTGCGCCTGGCACAGGGACTGTCCCTCGCTGTGTAAATTTTATCATTAAAGCAAATTTCTTCCAGGAACCAATGCAGCATCAATCTGTTTTATAGTACCTCGCGGGGACTGTCCCAATTTCCAAATATGGGACTGTTCTTCAAGGTGGAGGCGGCTTCCAGCCGCCTGGAATTAAATAGCCTNNNNNNNNNNGTTCTTCAAGGTGGAGGCGGCTTCCAGCCGCCTGGAATTAAATAGCCTGCAGGATGCAGGCTCCACTTTAAAGACAGTTACTCGCATGTTCGGTCCCGGGCAGCCCTGGTGAGGAGCTTCTTAAGAAGTGGCTGGAGCCACAAAAATGAGGTGTTCCCTGGCTGGAGCCTGGGAACAAGGAAAAGCCTGGATTCCAGCTTTCGTTGGAATGACGATAAAGAGTAATAGCTTGCTTTAACCGTCACCCCGGTCCCGGATCGAGTCCGGGATGACGGATCCGGAGGCCAGTTTTTTTCAAGTTACCCCTAAGCTCTAATTATGTTACATGTTTTTTAATACCTGTCACAACATAAACAGGATCACTGATCCAGGTCTGTTCTGTATGGGGATCATCTTCAGGTCTCCACCAGTTGCGAATGCTTATGGTTTTTATATCTCCTACAGCACCGGTATCAAGCATCAAGTCCTGCACAAGTCCCAGCCGCTCAAACTCGTGCAGTTCCTGCCAAAGATGTGTTACTTTGGGAGGAAACCAGCGATTACTGAATCCAATGCAGAATGTACCGCCCGGTGCAAGCACCCTGACGGCTTCTCTTGCAACCTGATAAGGATCAGTCAAGTATTCTACCGAAAGGCTGCACAATACCGCATCAAAAACTGCGTCTTCAAAATGCAGAAACGGCTTTTTGTTTAAATCATGGATTACATGAGACGTAAGTCTGGGATTTGCCTCCATTTCCTGACTGTTAAGACCCAGTCCGGTAACACTGAGGTCAATCTCAAGAGGCAGATGTGAATGTACGCTGCTCATCAAGTCCAGCACTTTCATCCCTGGCCGGATGTGCCGGGCATACTCACGGGCGAGAAACTCCATGGCCTGCGCGTCAATGTGATTGACCATCCTTGGGGCATGGTAAAAAAAGGCATCATCAGAATCATCGACCCTGGAAAATCCTGACCTGATAAAATCAGTTGGTCCATGGGACATCCGAGCCTGCATTCCTGGTCCTGTGTCCAGAATTTCTTCAGCCCAGTGAGAGAGCCTGCCCCCTGTCTCACTTCTATTGGGAGCGTAGTTTTCTACTGTGGCGCTGATGGTCAAATGATAATCAGTTAAAGGGTGGGAGCAGTCAACTGTAAGTTCATTTTGATTAACATTAATAATTCTGCAGGGCCGGCTGTCCTGCGGAAAAAAATGAACTCCTCCCAGCAGGCCTCGGGGATAGAAACGCCCTGGAGAGGGTTCCAGCGGTTTGCCAAGAAACTTTTTGCGTATAAAATGATTAAGATTAGTTTTGATGGTATCACTATTAGATCTGGCAGGTACTGCCTGACCGGGGGGATATTCTTTAGTAACCTGCCCGGAGTTGGACTCATCCAGAAGAGCTTCCTTGAGACCAGGGGGGAATATATCTCGCCAAAGATTCACTTTGCGCGCAAGATATTTTTCAGTGTGCTCGGCTTGCGAACTTTTCCAGTTAACCTCAAAATTGATGGTAGCTAAACAATTAATGTCTAATTTTGTCATTTCCTCCTACTTTGCTCACCCTGAATTGGGTTCTAATAGTTAATAGTTGATTGTTAATTGTTAATTGTTAATTGTTAATTGTTAATTGGTAGTAGCTCTTCACCCGGACGGACCTGGACCGAACCTGTGAGTAACTGTCTTTAAAGTGGAGCCTGCATCCTGCAGCCTATTTAATTCCAGGCGGCTAGAAGCCGCCTCCACATTGAAGAACAGGCCCTTACACCCCTCGTTCCCAGGCTCCAGCCTGGGGACGTCTTACTCTTGCGGCTCCAGCCGCTTCTTCAAAATGTGGCTGGAGCCACAAAAAAAGAGGTGTAATAGCCTTAACGCGTTTGGGATTGCCGCGCTCGAAGACTCGCTCGCAATGACACCTGAGCTGTCAGGGATGTGGTTGCTCAAAACCTGTCACCCACAAGTGAGCCTAAGCGACCGAAACAATCTGTATGGTAAAACCATAATGCTCTGAATTTATTACTAATTTAGTTTTAGTTACTTATAAATTGATTGTTAATTGTTGAAGAACAAAAGCCTGAATTCACTACCTTACCCCGATAACAAATAACAGATAACAGAGTTGTAAACACAGCCAGCATCAGAATATAATGACACAGACTAAAGTGACATTGTCAATGCCTCCAGCCTTCAGCCTCCAGCCTTTATTCTTCAGTCTTCAGCCTTCAGCCTTCAGCCTNNNNNNNNNNNNNNNNNNNNNNNNNNNNNNNNNNNNNNNNNNNNNNNNNNNNNNNNNNNNNNNNNNNNNNNNNNNNNNNNNNNNNNNNNNNNNNNNNNNNNNNNNNNNNNNNNNNNNNNNCTTCAGCCTTCAGCCTTCAGCCTTTATTCTTCAATCTTCAGTCTTCAGCCTTCAGCCTTCAGCCTTCAGCCTTCAGCCTCCAGCCTTTATTCTTCAGCCTTCAGCCTCCAGCCTCCAGCCTTTATTCTTCAGTCTTCAGCCTCCAATCATATAAAATTAAACCCTGTTTCAAACATAGTCAATACGACCTGCTGGAAAAAATCCTTTCCAGGGCATCTCTGCGAAAAGAAAAAATCTCTTTGAGTTTCGGCAGGACAAGTAATCTTCGCACTGGCTCAGCCAGCATACCGAAGTATAAAGAATAATGAACGGTATCGGTAACCTCAACCCCTGCATCAGTCTGTCTGAAATGATGCTGATGGTGCCAGAAGCGATAAGGGCCCTGTCTTTGTTCGTCTACAAAAAAATACGGTTTTTCTACATGAGTGATTTCTGTGATCCAGCTCATGGGTATCCCGGCCACCGCCTTGATGCTGTATTCAATTATCATCCCAGGATACATATGCTCTGCATCTTTATGCTTAATGTCAAAACACATCCAGTCAGGAGTGATGCGGCATAGGTTTTCCGGCATGGAAAAAAAGTTCCATGCCTGATCTAATGATATGGGAAGAGTCTGTTCATAGCGTAAACGATTCATAATTCTCCTTCAGAATGCACGTTTTAATTCAACAGCAGGAGCTTATCTTTTTTTATCAAATGTTTAAGAAAACAAACAGATATCTGTTCACCACTCTATTCTACTTTCAGTTAAAACCTGCTTTTGAATAGATATTCCTTGAGGTTTACAGCCTTAAGCATTATGAACTTGCATCTCTGGTGGCAACGTTATTCTCTGTCAATCCTTAAAGTCAATCCCTAAACTCAGGCATTCAACCAATGGATAATAATCATCAATTAAATTCAGAAAATCTGACCCATGTTAAACTAAATGACAAAGACATCTATCTCCTGGGCACAGCCCATGTTTCAAAACAAAGTGTAGAGGATGTCAAAAACGCGGTGCATGACCTGCAGCCCGATGCCATCTGCGTTGAACTCTGCCCTTCAAGATATCAGGTGCTGGTTCAAGAAGACGCCTGGCAAAAAATGGATATTTACCGTGTAGTTAAAGAAAACAAAGCCCTCTTTCTTCTGGCCCAGCTTGGGCTGAGTACATTTTACCGAAAAATTGGGGAAAAGCTCGGGGTTAAACCTGGAGCTGAAATGCTGGAAGGCGTCAATCAGGCGGAAAATACCGGAGCACGCCTGGTCCTGGCAGACCGCGACGTCAACATAACATTAAAACGCATCTGGTCTTCCTTGTCTATCTGGTCCAAATTTAAACTTCTAAGCCACCTTTTTCTAAGCATGATGTTCCAGGGCAATATTGAAAAAGAAGATATTGAAAAACTTAAAAATAAAGATCAGCTGCAAATGGTCATGGATGAATTTGCCAAGTCTTTTCCCCAGGTTCAAAAAACTCTTGTTGATGAGCGAGACCAGTATCTGGCCCATAAAATATCCACAAGTCAGGGGCATAAAACGTTAGCTATTGTTGGCGCGGCCCATGTGCCGGGAATTGTCAAATATCTGAGCCAGAACATTGATCCAGCCCCTCTGACAGCGGCACCCCCGCCTGCTGTCTGGCCCACTTTTATCAAATGGGGCATTCCCATCCTCATTGCAGCTCTTTTGCTGATAGGTTTTCTGACTCAGGGTACAGCTCACTCAGTTCAGTCCATTTATATCTGGGTTCTGGTCAATGGGATTTTTTCCGCTATAGGTGTAACCTTGGCCATGGCCCATCCCCTGACCATTCTGAGTGCTTTTCTGGCCGCACCCATAACAAGCCTCAACCCTACAATGGCAGCAGGCTGGATAGCAGGTCTGGTGCAGGCATGGGTTAAAAAACCCATTGTCAAGGATCTGGAAAATCTGCCCAAGGCTCTGACTACACTCAAAGGATTCTGGCTCAATCCTATTTGCAGAATTTTGCTTGTTGTGGTATTGGCCAATCTCGGCAGTTCTCTTGGCACGTTTGTGGCCGGTACATGGATAGCAACCAGGATATTCTAAGCAGGCTTTACGCACAGCCCAGTTTTTTCAGGCTGAAGACTGAAGACTGAAGAATATGTTTACTGGGCATTTTTGCTCTTTCATGGTTGAAAAACTTTCTTTTTTTCTAAGGATTGAAGCGGTAAGCTACTAAACTGTCAGGTATTATTTTACATGTATGGCTGGAGTTAATTGTCCATCATACACCACTATACAATGTCTCATTATAAAAAATCCAGGAGCGCTTGCTGATAACCATGAAGTGCATTTGTGAAAAAAATCCGGAAATCATATGTGGAAAAGGTACGCTCATATTTTTCTGTCGGGCTGTGGACCTTTTACATCATGTTCGTAAGCATTGTGAGCAAAAACTCCTGCTCTGGGAAGATATCCCAGGCGGTGTCATTGTGCGAACCCTTTCAACTCATGACTTTCTCAAAACTTTCTGTCTGTCTCCGGAGATATCCGACCCTGAAAAACAGGCTATCAAGTTTGTATTTCTCGAAAAGGGAGACCGTATTGATCCTGCTCATCTTGCAAGTATACAAAGCATACTCAACTATGCCCGTGTCCTTGATGCAGCAGATCTGTTGGAAATTCTTGAAGAAAACAGGCTGACAACTTTTTTCCAACCCATAGTAGACATCAGAAAGCAGAGCATTTTTGGGCATGAGTGTCTGCTCAGGGGGCTGGGCAATAAAGGAGAAATAATTTCGCCCGGATACCTTTTAAATAAAGCAAGAGACTCGGAAATACTGCACCGGTTAGATCGACAGGCCAGAGAAACTGCCCTGACCACAGCCCAAAATTCCAAAGCCATGGGACATCTTTTTATCAACTTTATTCCCACAACTATTTATGAACCGTCCAACTGTCTGAAAAAAACTTTCGCAGTCATGAAAAATCTGGACATTGATCCCAATAGAATAGTATTTGAAGTTGTGGAAACTGAATCTGTCAGAGATACAAAGCACCTCAAGGGTATCTTAAAATATTACAAGGAACAAGGGATGAAAACCGCTCTGGATGATATGGGCAGCGGATACTCCAGCCTGAGGCTGCTCACGGAAATAATGCCGGATTACATCAAAATAGACGCAGCAATCATTCGCGATATACACCAAAACACTCTTAAGCAGTCTATTTTCAAAGCCCTGTCCAATGCATCTTCAGATAATGGCATCAAAGTTCTGGCTGAAGGAGTCGAAACCAAAGATGAACTTGACTTCATTCTTACCTGCAATGTTGATTTGGTCCAGGGTTATTACTTTGCAAAGCCTCAAGCCGAACCTGTCCAAAAATTACGTGATTTTCTATAATTATGCCCCTTCCTGACAACAGATTTTTTCCCATGCTTAATGAGGCTTTGCAAACCATACGTGCTGCCCGGCCGTTTATTCTTTCAGCAGTATTAGTATACTGTGCCGCTGCTGTGGCTGGTTGGGTTTATCCCGGCGAACTCCAATTTATGGAAGATCAATTTATGGAACTCGCCAAACGATTCCAGGATTTAAACTTTATTGAGTTTTCCACGCGTATTTTTATGCATAATCTGGTGGCATCTTACCTTGCCATGTGTTTTGTGACATTATTCGGGATCATTCCCATGATCCTGGCTGCATTCAACGGTCTCCTTCTGGGCTGGTTTGCAGGATGGCTGCCCGAGGTATCATGGATGCAACTGGCTGTAATGCTTGTACCCCATGGCATGTTTGAATGGCCTGCCATGTTCATTGCCTTTGGCGTGGGCATGTGGCGAGGAATGGGTGGAATGTTTACCGGCACCACCCTAACCTGGTGGCAGCTCTGGAAAAAAGCCAATTATGCCTACTTTTTTGTCGTCGTACCTCTGCTTTTTGTTGCAGCCATCATAGAGGGGCGCTATCATTTACTGACATGATATTTGTTTTAACATTGCCAAATCTTTAGCCTACTGATTCTCAACAACTGAAATTATCCGGGATTTCTTATGTCACAGGAAAAAATGGAAGTTATGGTCCAGGAACTCTGCAGTTATGCTCTGGACCGTGAAGATATCAAATGGATGGTTGATACTTTTCCTGAATCAACAGAGCTTGACAAGAACAAGCTTGAGTATGAACTGAATATTTTAAAAATTGTAACTGCTGGGTGGAGTATCTCCTACTACCTTCAGGACAACCCGGCCAAGGACTTAGTTCTCGAGCCTTTCTGGAAAAATATACATGATGTTTCCGATGGATTATCCCAGGCAACTGGACTTCTCATTGGCAAAAACATAAATTTTTTCCAGACCCTCAAGTCAAGGTTAGACAGCTATGTTCTGTCCATGTCCAGGTCTAATGATGATAAACCAGCCCTGGCCATTGGCTTTGAATTTGCCAGGCATTGCAACTCGCAGGATGACCTTGCGGTTTCCATGGCCGGTTCCAAAATGTTTATGGCAGTCACTGCAGGAGTAAAGCAATTACTGGAGGCTGCAGAGCTGTTGCCTTCTTCTTGAGTGTACAAACAACAATCGACGTAATAGTTTAGCCCTTTTCTAAGGAAAGCAGGGGACAGGCACCCCAGTCCCCCTCCGGGCTGTATGCCTCCGGGCAGGAAGCCGTGCCACATGCAAATGGCTAAACTGTTACCAATCGACAGATATCCGTTGCAAACAACACTGTTACTATAACTTAGATTCCGACCCATGGCAGTCGGCAGTATGGAGATGTTATGAAATACCGATTTAAGAAAAGCTTTTACATTCTAATTGCTTTGTTAGTTCTGATTGGAGGCGGTTATACTTATTTCAAGTTTGCAGACAAAATAGAACCTGTTATCACAATGCAGCCTGAAATAACTTATACTAATGGACGTCAGCCTCTGACTGTTCAAGCCCAGGATCTTGGACGAGGTCTTAAGGAAGTCACTGTCAGAATCATTCAAAATGGTGAGGTCCATGGTGAGAATATCCATGATTTTGACAGTGCCCTGCAGTCTTTTGAGAAAAAAATTGACCTTGCTGACTTAAGTCAGGGGCAATTTCAGGTGGAGGTCATTGCCCGGGACAGATCTATCGTCAATTGGGGCAAGGGAAATGTTACTAAATTTAAACGCAGCATGGTCTATGACACCCGGCCACCATCCATCTCAGTGTTGACCAATGTCCACAACCTGAACCAGGGAGGTTCCGGGCTGATTATGTATAGCCTTTCTAAGGATGTGGTTAAAACAGGTGTGGTCCTGGGCGATTATTTTTTCCCTGCTTTCCAGCAGCCTGACGGAACCTATCATTGCATGTTTGCATTTCCCCATGACGCTGATCCTGCCAACGATGTTCCCAGGATCATGGCGATAGATATTGCCGGCAACGAGCAGATCTCAGGGTTCAACTATCACGTCAATGCCAGAAGTTTCCGCGACGACCGCCTCAATATTGGCGACAACTTCCTGCGTTCCCAGATGCCCCAGTTTGAAACTGACTTTCCCCAGGAACATGATCCATTTGGAATCTTTTTGCGAGTCAATAGAGAAATGCGTGAGGACAATCGCCGCAAAATAGAAGAGATTGCTACAAGAACATCACCCATCCTCGACTTTGACGGTGTATTCATGCGTAAGCCCAACTCTGCTCAAATGGCTGGCTTTGCAGATCGAAGAACATACTTTTATCAGGACCGGGAGATAGATCGGCAGGTTCACCTCGGAGTCGATCTGGCTTCAGTTGCACAGGCGCCCATTCCAGCTGCTAATAAAGGCCAGGTGGTCTTTGCCGGCCCCATAGGTATTTACGGACAAACAGTAGTCATAGACCATGGTTTAGGGCTTCAGACCCTGTATGCGCACTTAAGCAGCATAGATGTTCATGAAGGGCAAACGGTCAACAGGGGCGACTCTATTGGCCGTACCGGCACAACAGGACTTGCCGTGGGTGATCATCTGCATTTTGAAGTCCTTATTTCGGGCATTTCCGTTAACCCGATAGAATGGTGGGACGGCAGCTGGATCAACAACAACATAACATCCAAGCTGAATTAAAATGATCAGCATGTTGGCTGACAGGCTTACGTGCATCCGGTCAATGCGTCAGAGATTACCAGTAAATTCCCTGATGCAGCTTTTTTTATGTTGACAAACCCTGATTATACTATTAAACATTTTTTCCAGCTGATCAGGGGCTGTAGCTCAGTTGGGAGAGCGCTTGAATGGCATTCAAGAGGTCAGGAGTTCAATTCTCCTCAGCTCCACCAAATATCCATAAGGGCTTGCAGGCTATTTACTTGCAAGCCCTTTTTCTTTTTTCACAACAGGTTTCACAACATTTGAATTTAGTTGTGGCATAATCTCAACCGCCCGTGACCGCTCTGCGGAGTGATGTTCGTAATAATTAGCAAGTATCATTTTTACGCTTGTCCCTGCCATGTCTGCAATTGTGGAAGGCTCAAGGCCATTGTTTACAGCAGTGGTTATCCATAAGTGGCGGATATCATACATACAGACCGGATACTTAATCCCCACCTTTTCTGCTACGCTGGATAATCCTTTGCCCAGATCGCCAACCTGCCTGCCCTGATATTCAATGAGATACCCGGACCTTGATTTAAGCTGGTTAATCCTCAGTTCTCAGTTGTTGTGAATGAGATTGGGGACAGGTTCTTTGATTTCTATTTTTCAGGCAAATGTGCATCAATCATAAGCAAAAATCGTAAAAATATGAGAATTGTAACCGTCTGATTTTGTTAGCAAAACGATTCCAGTTACTTGTAAGCTCCTCACCCGGGCGGCCCGGGACCGAACGTGTGAGTAACTGTCTTTAAAGTGGAGCCTGCATCCTGCAGGCTATTTAATTCCAGGCGGCTGGAAGCCGCCTCCACCTTGAAGAACTGTCACATATTTGTTCCCCTGGGGCGGCCCGGGACCGAACCTGCGAGTAACTGTCTTTAAAGTGGAGCCTGCATCCTGCAGGCTATTTAATTCCAGGCGGCTGGAAGCCGCCTCCACATTGAAAAACAGTCCCGTATTTGAAAATTGGGACAGTCCCCGCGAGGTACTATAAAAAAGATTGATGCTGCATTGGTTCC from Desulfonatronovibrio magnus carries:
- the hysA gene encoding NiFeSe hydrogenase large subunit HysA, which gives rise to MAGKKPDQAPSMDSGARKIKVSVDPLTRIEGHLKVEVEVKDGVVVDAHCTGPMFRGFENILIDRDPRDATQLVQRICGVCPTAHATAAVRALDDAFNVKVNTNGRIMRNLIFGANYLQSHILHFYHLAALDYVNGPDVAPFVPRYENNDIRVDAATNQVGVDQYLKALEIRRICHEMVAMFGGRMPHVQGLVAGGTTEIPTVDKIVGFLWRFKKVSEFIENEYLPLVYALGGVYPDLLETGKGCKNMISFGVFPLDDAENTFLHKPGVYTNGQDYPLDTDQILEYVKYSWFDDDTTGLHPSEGKTVPDPYKEGAYSFIKAPRYNDLPHEAGPLARMWITNPELSPAAQAAGFNKMRDFGDKAFSILGRHIARAEEALMVAKAVEQWLGEVKPGEETYVPSEVPAEGEGMGLTEAPRGSLLHYIKVDDHYIENYQVIAATIWNASPRDDKGIRGPMEEALIGIPVPDPSSPVNVGRIVRAFDPULGCAVHVLHAETGEEHVISVE
- a CDS encoding EAL domain-containing protein → MKCICEKNPEIICGKGTLIFFCRAVDLLHHVRKHCEQKLLLWEDIPGGVIVRTLSTHDFLKTFCLSPEISDPEKQAIKFVFLEKGDRIDPAHLASIQSILNYARVLDAADLLEILEENRLTTFFQPIVDIRKQSIFGHECLLRGLGNKGEIISPGYLLNKARDSEILHRLDRQARETALTTAQNSKAMGHLFINFIPTTIYEPSNCLKKTFAVMKNLDIDPNRIVFEVVETESVRDTKHLKGILKYYKEQGMKTALDDMGSGYSSLRLLTEIMPDYIKIDAAIIRDIHQNTLKQSIFKALSNASSDNGIKVLAEGVETKDELDFILTCNVDLVQGYYFAKPQAEPVQKLRDFL
- a CDS encoding SRPBCC family protein — encoded protein: MNRLRYEQTLPISLDQAWNFFSMPENLCRITPDWMCFDIKHKDAEHMYPGMIIEYSIKAVAGIPMSWITEITHVEKPYFFVDEQRQGPYRFWHHQHHFRQTDAGVEVTDTVHYSLYFGMLAEPVRRLLVLPKLKEIFSFRRDALERIFSSRSY
- a CDS encoding class I SAM-dependent methyltransferase, with amino-acid sequence MTKLDINCLATINFEVNWKSSQAEHTEKYLARKVNLWRDIFPPGLKEALLDESNSGQVTKEYPPGQAVPARSNSDTIKTNLNHFIRKKFLGKPLEPSPGRFYPRGLLGGVHFFPQDSRPCRIINVNQNELTVDCSHPLTDYHLTISATVENYAPNRSETGGRLSHWAEEILDTGPGMQARMSHGPTDFIRSGFSRVDDSDDAFFYHAPRMVNHIDAQAMEFLAREYARHIRPGMKVLDLMSSVHSHLPLEIDLSVTGLGLNSQEMEANPRLTSHVIHDLNKKPFLHFEDAVFDAVLCSLSVEYLTDPYQVAREAVRVLAPGGTFCIGFSNRWFPPKVTHLWQELHEFERLGLVQDLMLDTGAVGDIKTISIRNWWRPEDDPHTEQTWISDPVYVVTGIKKHVT
- the hysB gene encoding NiFeSe hydrogenase small subunit, which encodes MSLTRRDFVKICGGTVAGLGISQMIHPGLLMAMENEAKKAPVIWVQGQGCTGCSVSLLNAVHPSIKNVLLNIISLEYHPTVMAAKGVLAMDHLFEVADKYEGKFFLAIEGSVPKAADGKYCYVGERDGEHITMLEMTKTLGSKCAATLSLGTCSAYGGIPAAWGNLTDAVPVTQIYQENNINKPVINVPGCPPHPDWMVGTVAHVLLYGIPELDNHLRPKLFFGSNIHDNCPYRSYYDQGVMSKTFTEKKACRYEIGCKAPHVNADCWKRRWNNGVNWCVENAVCIGCVEPGFPDMMSPFYEAV
- a CDS encoding M23 family metallopeptidase, whose amino-acid sequence is MKYRFKKSFYILIALLVLIGGGYTYFKFADKIEPVITMQPEITYTNGRQPLTVQAQDLGRGLKEVTVRIIQNGEVHGENIHDFDSALQSFEKKIDLADLSQGQFQVEVIARDRSIVNWGKGNVTKFKRSMVYDTRPPSISVLTNVHNLNQGGSGLIMYSLSKDVVKTGVVLGDYFFPAFQQPDGTYHCMFAFPHDADPANDVPRIMAIDIAGNEQISGFNYHVNARSFRDDRLNIGDNFLRSQMPQFETDFPQEHDPFGIFLRVNREMREDNRRKIEEIATRTSPILDFDGVFMRKPNSAQMAGFADRRTYFYQDREIDRQVHLGVDLASVAQAPIPAANKGQVVFAGPIGIYGQTVVIDHGLGLQTLYAHLSSIDVHEGQTVNRGDSIGRTGTTGLAVGDHLHFEVLISGISVNPIEWWDGSWINNNITSKLN
- a CDS encoding TraB/GumN family protein; this encodes MDNNHQLNSENLTHVKLNDKDIYLLGTAHVSKQSVEDVKNAVHDLQPDAICVELCPSRYQVLVQEDAWQKMDIYRVVKENKALFLLAQLGLSTFYRKIGEKLGVKPGAEMLEGVNQAENTGARLVLADRDVNITLKRIWSSLSIWSKFKLLSHLFLSMMFQGNIEKEDIEKLKNKDQLQMVMDEFAKSFPQVQKTLVDERDQYLAHKISTSQGHKTLAIVGAAHVPGIVKYLSQNIDPAPLTAAPPPAVWPTFIKWGIPILIAALLLIGFLTQGTAHSVQSIYIWVLVNGIFSAIGVTLAMAHPLTILSAFLAAPITSLNPTMAAGWIAGLVQAWVKKPIVKDLENLPKALTTLKGFWLNPICRILLVVVLANLGSSLGTFVAGTWIATRIF
- a CDS encoding stage II sporulation protein M, translating into MPLPDNRFFPMLNEALQTIRAARPFILSAVLVYCAAAVAGWVYPGELQFMEDQFMELAKRFQDLNFIEFSTRIFMHNLVASYLAMCFVTLFGIIPMILAAFNGLLLGWFAGWLPEVSWMQLAVMLVPHGMFEWPAMFIAFGVGMWRGMGGMFTGTTLTWWQLWKKANYAYFFVVVPLLFVAAIIEGRYHLLT